A section of the Metabacillus endolithicus genome encodes:
- a CDS encoding dUTP diphosphatase: MNFSILFNMQQELDSKIEAQHQLQNENLIERKVLALLVEVGELANETRCFKFWSLKPSASTSVILEEYVDGIHFILSLGLEMKVNRLLDLNEVQADRTITEQFLKVYETIQAFKKDQSHATYKEMFEEYLLLGKLLGFSSKQVEEAYISKNEVNHQRQEQGY, from the coding sequence ATGAACTTTTCAATACTATTTAACATGCAGCAAGAATTAGACAGCAAAATAGAAGCTCAGCACCAACTACAAAATGAAAATTTAATTGAGCGAAAAGTATTAGCATTATTAGTTGAAGTCGGAGAGTTAGCTAATGAAACAAGATGCTTTAAATTTTGGAGTTTAAAGCCATCTGCATCAACTTCCGTTATATTAGAAGAATATGTAGATGGCATCCATTTTATCCTGTCATTGGGATTAGAGATGAAAGTAAATAGGTTGTTAGATTTAAATGAGGTACAAGCGGATCGAACGATAACAGAACAATTTTTAAAGGTATATGAAACAATTCAAGCTTTTAAAAAAGATCAATCTCACGCAACCTATAAAGAGATGTTTGAAGAATATTTACTGCTTGGAAAATTGTTAGGTTTTTCATCAAAGCAAGTGGAAGAAGCATATATTTCAAAAAATGAAGTGAATCATCAAAGACAGGAGCAAGGTTATTAA
- the pheS gene encoding phenylalanine--tRNA ligase subunit alpha: MQEQLKQLQQEALEKVEQAQDLKALNDIRVAYLGKKGPITEVLRGMGKLSAEERPVMGALANEVREAIATSISSKQEHLEQLAVEQKLATETIDVTLPGRPVRVGNHHPITAVIEEIEDLFLGMGYQIAEGPEVETDYYNFEALNLPKGHPARDMQDSFYITEELLLRTHTSPVQARTMQKHEGKGPVKIICPGKVFRRDNDDATHSHQFTQIEGLVIDENISMSDLKGTLEVFAKKMFGEEREIRLRPSFFPFTEPSVEVDVSCFSCGGKGCNVCKGTGWIEILGAGMVHPNVLEMAGFDSKKYSGFAFGMGPERIAMLKYGIDDIRHFYTDDVRFLKQFKRA; encoded by the coding sequence ATGCAGGAGCAATTAAAACAGCTTCAACAAGAAGCGCTTGAAAAAGTAGAACAAGCGCAGGATTTAAAAGCTTTAAATGACATTCGTGTCGCTTATTTAGGAAAGAAAGGTCCAATTACAGAAGTATTACGTGGAATGGGTAAGCTTTCAGCTGAAGAACGTCCAGTAATGGGTGCGTTAGCAAATGAAGTAAGAGAAGCAATTGCTACGTCTATTTCTAGTAAGCAGGAGCATTTAGAACAGCTCGCTGTTGAGCAAAAGCTAGCAACAGAAACGATTGATGTTACGTTACCAGGTCGTCCTGTAAGAGTAGGAAATCATCACCCAATCACTGCGGTTATTGAAGAGATTGAAGATCTTTTCCTTGGAATGGGCTATCAAATTGCCGAGGGTCCAGAGGTTGAAACTGATTATTACAACTTTGAAGCTTTAAACCTTCCAAAAGGTCATCCAGCTCGTGATATGCAGGATTCTTTCTATATTACTGAAGAACTTCTTTTACGTACACATACCTCACCGGTTCAAGCAAGAACAATGCAAAAGCATGAGGGCAAGGGACCAGTTAAAATTATTTGTCCAGGTAAAGTGTTTCGACGTGATAACGATGATGCTACACACTCTCATCAATTTACACAAATTGAAGGACTTGTTATTGATGAAAACATTAGTATGAGTGATTTAAAAGGAACACTTGAAGTATTTGCAAAGAAAATGTTTGGTGAAGAGCGTGAAATTCGTCTGCGTCCTAGCTTTTTCCCATTTACAGAGCCTTCAGTAGAAGTTGATGTATCATGTTTCTCATGTGGAGGTAAAGGCTGTAATGTATGTAAAGGTACAGGATGGATTGAAATCCTTGGAGCAGGAATGGTACACCCGAATGTACTAGAAATGGCAGGCTTTGATTCTAAAAAATATAGTGGGTTTGCATTTGGAATGGGACCAGAACGTATCGCCATGTTAAAGTACGGTATCGATGATATTCGTCATTTCTACACAGATGATGTACGATTCTTAAAACAATTTAAACGAGCGTAA
- a CDS encoding DUF1294 domain-containing protein has protein sequence MTYLIGFYLLINLIGFTIMGMDKNRAKKGEWRIKESTLWLVAAIGGALGSYLAMRTFRHKTKHSSFKYGLPILTLVHIGLFVYLSVRLA, from the coding sequence ATGACCTATCTAATTGGTTTTTATTTATTAATAAATCTTATTGGTTTTACGATAATGGGCATGGATAAGAATCGAGCTAAAAAAGGAGAATGGAGGATTAAGGAGTCAACGCTTTGGCTTGTTGCTGCTATTGGAGGAGCTTTAGGTAGCTATTTAGCTATGAGGACTTTCCGACACAAAACAAAGCATTCTTCATTTAAATATGGGCTGCCTATTTTAACTTTGGTACATATCGGTCTTTTTGTTTATTTATCTGTTCGATTAGCATAA
- the rplT gene encoding 50S ribosomal protein L20 yields MPRVKGGIVSRKRRKKVLKLAKGYFGSKHRLYKVANQQVMKSWMYAYRDRRQKKRDFRKLWITRINAAARVNGLSYSRLMHGLKLAGIEVNRKMLADLAIADEKAFAQLADAAKAQLNK; encoded by the coding sequence ATGCCAAGAGTAAAAGGCGGTATCGTTTCACGTAAACGTCGTAAAAAAGTATTAAAATTAGCTAAAGGTTATTTCGGTTCTAAACATAGATTATACAAAGTTGCAAACCAACAAGTAATGAAATCATGGATGTATGCTTACCGTGATCGTCGTCAAAAGAAACGCGATTTCCGTAAGTTATGGATCACTCGTATCAATGCAGCTGCTCGTGTAAATGGTCTTTCTTACAGCCGTTTAATGCACGGATTAAAGCTTGCTGGTATCGAAGTAAACCGCAAAATGCTTGCTGACTTAGCAATTGCTGATGAAAAAGCATTTGCTCAATTAGCAGATGCTGCTAAAGCACAGCTTAACAAATAA
- a CDS encoding TVP38/TMEM64 family protein: MKVVMKIQLATSTVLTAIETTGFFAPVVFILFHIIRQFLLIPVAVVCLAGGILFGTLPGSLYSVIGLTCASITFYFFSKLFPIFINRFVKMKEKWLGAYTNLSIMQIIILRVIPFVNFSLISLCILDKTKTFRRYTKVSFLTHIPSTLCFTCLGASIQTLSPLVIAGIVMMLLALIYFFREKQAFIKWSDFFVKEKA; this comes from the coding sequence ATGAAAGTGGTGATGAAGATTCAACTCGCAACCTCCACTGTATTAACAGCTATTGAAACAACTGGATTTTTTGCGCCCGTGGTCTTTATTTTGTTTCATATTATTAGGCAGTTTCTTCTTATTCCTGTAGCGGTAGTATGTTTAGCAGGTGGGATCTTATTTGGTACACTTCCTGGATCGTTGTATTCTGTCATTGGACTAACATGTGCTAGTATTACATTTTATTTTTTCTCCAAACTCTTTCCGATTTTTATTAATCGATTTGTTAAGATGAAAGAGAAATGGTTGGGAGCTTATACAAACTTATCAATTATGCAAATTATCATTTTAAGAGTTATTCCTTTTGTTAACTTTTCTCTGATTTCTTTATGTATTTTAGACAAAACAAAAACATTTCGTCGTTATACGAAGGTATCGTTTTTAACACATATTCCGTCAACTCTTTGTTTTACTTGTTTAGGTGCTTCCATTCAAACTCTATCACCATTAGTAATCGCTGGCATTGTTATGATGTTACTAGCATTAATTTATTTTTTTAGAGAAAAACAGGCCTTTATTAAATGGAGCGATTTTTTTGTGAAGGAAAAAGCATAA
- a CDS encoding M42 family metallopeptidase: MTKLDETLTMLKDLTDAKGIPGNEREVRDVMKKYITQYSDEVTTDHLGSLIAKKVGQENGPKIMIAGHLDEVGFMVTQIDDKGFLRFQTVGGWWSQVMLAQRVTIVTSKGDVTGIIGSKPPHILPPEARKKPVDIKDMFIDIGATSREEALEFGVKPGDQVVPYFEFTVMKNEKFLLAKAWDNRIGCAIAIDVLKNLKGTDHPNVVYGVGTVQEEVGLRGARTSANMIEPDIAFGVDVGIAGDTPGISDKEAASKMGEGPQIILYDASMVSHKGLRDLVTDTADELSIPYQFDAIAGGGTDSGAIHISANGVPALSITIATRYIHSHAAMLHRDDYENAVKLITEVVKKLDRDTVNKITFD; encoded by the coding sequence ATGACAAAGCTAGATGAAACGTTAACAATGCTAAAAGATTTAACAGATGCAAAAGGCATACCTGGAAACGAGCGTGAAGTTCGTGATGTAATGAAAAAATACATAACTCAATATTCTGATGAAGTGACAACAGATCATTTAGGAAGCTTAATTGCTAAAAAGGTTGGACAAGAAAACGGACCTAAGATTATGATTGCGGGCCACTTAGATGAAGTAGGATTTATGGTGACACAAATTGATGACAAAGGTTTTCTTCGTTTTCAAACAGTTGGAGGATGGTGGTCACAGGTAATGCTTGCACAACGTGTGACGATTGTGACAAGTAAAGGTGACGTAACTGGAATTATCGGCTCTAAGCCTCCACATATCTTACCTCCTGAGGCTCGTAAAAAACCGGTGGACATTAAAGATATGTTTATTGATATTGGTGCAACAAGTCGTGAGGAAGCTTTAGAATTTGGTGTGAAACCAGGTGATCAAGTTGTTCCTTATTTTGAATTTACAGTTATGAAAAACGAGAAATTTCTTCTTGCAAAAGCTTGGGACAACCGAATTGGCTGTGCGATTGCAATCGATGTATTAAAGAATTTAAAAGGAACGGATCATCCAAACGTAGTATATGGTGTTGGAACTGTTCAAGAAGAAGTAGGCTTACGTGGAGCAAGAACTTCGGCTAACATGATTGAGCCTGATATTGCTTTCGGTGTTGACGTAGGTATTGCTGGAGATACTCCGGGTATATCAGATAAGGAAGCAGCAAGTAAAATGGGTGAAGGTCCACAAATAATTCTTTATGATGCCTCAATGGTATCTCATAAAGGTTTGCGTGATTTAGTAACAGATACAGCTGATGAATTAAGTATTCCATATCAATTTGATGCGATTGCAGGTGGCGGTACTGATTCAGGTGCGATTCATATCTCAGCAAACGGGGTACCTGCTTTATCTATTACAATCGCTACTCGCTACATTCACTCACATGCAGCAATGCTTCATCGTGATGATTATGAAAATGCCGTAAAATTAATTACTGAAGTAGTAAAAAAATTAGATCGTGACACAGTAAACAAAATTACATTTGATTAA
- the sspI gene encoding small acid-soluble spore protein SspI: MNLNLRHAVISNVSGNTQDQLQDTIVDAIQSGEEKMLPGLGVLFEVIWQNANNEDKKEMLTMLEQGLNKNVQ, encoded by the coding sequence TTGAATTTAAATCTACGTCATGCAGTTATCTCAAATGTTTCAGGAAATACGCAAGATCAATTACAAGACACGATTGTTGATGCGATACAAAGCGGTGAAGAAAAAATGCTACCAGGCTTAGGTGTTCTTTTCGAAGTGATTTGGCAAAATGCTAATAATGAAGATAAAAAAGAAATGTTAACAATGTTAGAGCAAGGTCTAAACAAAAACGTTCAATAA
- a CDS encoding sigma-w pathway protein ysdB: MIVIILRLLLIVIILFLLYSGFKYLFNPKRKLELAHEQKQFYFLDDKENVRKNFLLTYKGALFEGEKYLGTTTNAFEVVSVFIWTKSTSSLQFNIG; this comes from the coding sequence ATGATTGTGATAATTTTACGATTACTTTTAATCGTTATCATCCTATTTCTGCTTTATTCAGGTTTTAAATATTTATTTAACCCAAAACGAAAGCTTGAATTAGCTCATGAACAAAAGCAATTTTATTTTTTAGATGATAAAGAAAATGTAAGAAAAAACTTCCTTCTCACCTATAAGGGCGCATTATTTGAAGGAGAAAAATATCTAGGGACAACAACTAACGCTTTCGAGGTCGTGTCAGTCTTTATATGGACAAAATCAACTAGCAGCTTACAATTTAACATTGGATGA
- a CDS encoding TrmH family RNA methyltransferase: MDRIESVKNPKVKQWKKLHTKKEREATGTFLIEGLHLIEEALKTKEMIKLLIVSEEMSLPPHLNVDNLNLILVTKDVMKAISDTEAPQGVAAICEFQREHSPQSWSKVLLIDSVQDPGNLGTIIRTADAAGVDGIILGEGTVDHYNSKVIRSSQGSLFHLPIAKGNLEEWIDVYNEKQIPTYGTSLQNGQSYKEAAPAEEFCLIVGNEGSGVHNKLLQKTSKNLYIPIYGGAESLNVAIATGILLYHLRG; this comes from the coding sequence GTGGATCGAATAGAATCAGTCAAAAATCCAAAAGTAAAGCAGTGGAAAAAATTACATACAAAAAAAGAACGTGAAGCAACCGGTACATTTCTTATAGAAGGGCTACATTTAATTGAAGAGGCTTTAAAAACGAAAGAGATGATTAAGTTATTAATTGTTTCGGAAGAAATGTCGCTTCCTCCTCATTTAAACGTTGATAATTTAAACTTAATACTTGTTACAAAGGATGTTATGAAAGCCATTAGTGATACAGAAGCACCACAAGGAGTAGCTGCTATATGTGAATTCCAACGAGAGCACTCTCCACAATCATGGAGTAAAGTTTTATTAATAGACAGTGTTCAAGATCCAGGAAATTTAGGAACAATTATACGCACAGCGGACGCGGCGGGCGTTGATGGAATAATATTAGGTGAAGGAACTGTTGATCATTATAATTCAAAAGTTATCCGTTCAAGTCAAGGTTCACTCTTTCATCTTCCAATTGCAAAAGGTAATTTAGAAGAATGGATCGATGTTTACAATGAAAAGCAAATTCCTACTTACGGTACTTCATTACAAAATGGGCAGAGTTATAAAGAAGCTGCTCCTGCTGAGGAATTCTGCTTAATAGTTGGCAATGAAGGTAGTGGGGTACACAATAAATTATTACAAAAAACATCAAAAAATCTGTATATACCTATATATGGAGGGGCAGAATCGTTAAACGTGGCCATTGCAACAGGAATATTACTTTATCATTTACGTGGTTAG
- the pheT gene encoding phenylalanine--tRNA ligase subunit beta: MYVSYKWLAEYVDLSGITPDELAEKITRSGIEVEGVEVLNEGMKGVVIGHVVEKEQHPDADKLNKCQVDLGNGEVVQIICGAKNVDKGQKVAVATVGAVLPGNFKIKKAKLRGEVSNGMICSLQELGIESKLVAKEYSEGIFVFPNDAEVGKDALEQLNLDDAVLELGLTPNRADALSMLGVAHEVAAILNREVKYPEISFESSSETASSYVEVNVEATEDNPLYIAKVMKNVTIAPSPLWMQSRLMAAGIRPHNNVVDITNFVLLEYGQPLHAFDYDRLGSKEILVRRAKGGEKIVTLDDQERTLTSEHLVITNGTEPVALAGVMGGANSEVQSDTKTILLESALFNGQRIRTASKDHGLRSEASARYEKGVDPNRVPAAAERAAQLISLYAGGEVLEGAVEVRSTSFEPVVVKTTVEKVNRVLGMNISAEEMKSIFERLQFGVELDNSTIIVTVPTRRGDITIEEDLVEEVARLYGYDNIPTTLPVGQAIPGKLTDYQEKRRKVRRYLEGTGLYQAITYSLTSEEKAPKYALETSDLTKLALPMSEERSVLRLSLLPHLLDALRYNLARQIDQVALYEIGSVFLSQGKDVQPLEKERLSGAVTGLWHSHSWQGEKKPVDFYVVKGIIDGLVNLLGLSDVIEYKQSKREGMHPGRTAEVFLGDKLVGFVGQVHPTVQKELDLSETYVFELSLVDLLTADVEETRFEVIPRYPSITRDIALVVNKDVIVGDIEKVIKEAGGKMLKDVAVFDLYEGDRLEEGKKSVAFSLRYFDPERTLTDEEVSKAHEKVLSAVEEKTGATLRG, from the coding sequence ATGTATGTTTCATATAAATGGTTAGCAGAATATGTTGATTTGTCAGGCATTACACCAGATGAATTAGCAGAAAAAATTACACGCAGCGGTATCGAGGTTGAAGGTGTCGAGGTTCTTAACGAAGGCATGAAGGGTGTTGTTATTGGTCATGTTGTAGAAAAAGAACAACATCCTGATGCGGACAAACTAAATAAATGTCAAGTGGATTTAGGAAACGGTGAAGTTGTCCAAATCATTTGTGGAGCTAAAAATGTTGATAAAGGACAAAAGGTTGCAGTTGCAACAGTAGGTGCTGTTTTACCTGGCAACTTTAAAATCAAAAAAGCCAAGCTTCGTGGAGAAGTGTCAAACGGAATGATTTGCTCATTACAAGAGCTAGGAATTGAAAGCAAGCTTGTAGCGAAGGAATATTCTGAAGGTATTTTTGTTTTCCCAAATGATGCAGAAGTTGGAAAAGATGCTTTAGAACAATTAAATCTTGATGATGCTGTACTTGAGTTAGGATTAACTCCAAACCGTGCAGATGCTCTTAGCATGCTAGGGGTAGCACATGAAGTTGCAGCGATTTTAAATCGTGAAGTGAAGTATCCGGAAATTTCTTTTGAAAGCTCATCAGAGACAGCTTCGAGTTATGTTGAAGTAAATGTAGAAGCAACTGAAGATAATCCATTATACATCGCAAAAGTAATGAAAAATGTCACGATTGCTCCTTCACCGTTATGGATGCAATCACGTTTAATGGCAGCTGGAATCCGCCCTCATAATAATGTGGTTGATATTACAAACTTTGTACTATTAGAATACGGTCAGCCTCTTCATGCTTTTGACTATGACCGTTTAGGATCTAAGGAAATCTTAGTTCGTCGTGCAAAAGGCGGAGAGAAAATTGTTACACTTGATGATCAAGAACGAACACTAACTTCTGAACATTTAGTGATCACAAATGGTACAGAGCCTGTTGCTTTAGCTGGTGTAATGGGTGGAGCGAATTCAGAAGTCCAATCTGACACAAAAACAATTCTTTTAGAGTCTGCTTTGTTTAATGGTCAACGTATTCGCACAGCTTCAAAAGATCATGGATTAAGAAGTGAAGCAAGTGCAAGATATGAAAAAGGAGTTGATCCTAATCGTGTTCCTGCAGCTGCGGAGCGTGCAGCACAATTAATTTCTTTATATGCTGGTGGAGAAGTGCTAGAAGGAGCAGTAGAGGTTAGGTCTACAAGTTTTGAACCAGTTGTTGTAAAAACAACGGTTGAAAAAGTAAACAGAGTACTTGGCATGAACATTTCAGCTGAAGAAATGAAGAGTATCTTTGAACGACTTCAATTTGGAGTGGAACTAGATAACTCTACAATAATTGTAACTGTACCTACTCGTCGTGGTGATATTACAATTGAAGAAGATCTTGTAGAAGAAGTAGCTAGACTTTACGGTTATGATAATATCCCAACAACATTACCTGTAGGTCAAGCAATTCCAGGTAAATTAACTGATTACCAGGAAAAACGTCGCAAAGTTCGCCGTTATTTAGAAGGTACAGGATTATATCAAGCCATTACTTATTCACTAACTAGTGAAGAAAAGGCACCTAAATATGCACTTGAAACATCTGACCTAACTAAGCTTGCTTTACCAATGAGTGAGGAAAGAAGTGTATTACGTCTAAGTCTTCTTCCACATCTTTTAGATGCGTTACGATACAATTTGGCTCGACAAATTGATCAAGTGGCACTTTATGAGATTGGCTCAGTATTCCTTTCACAAGGAAAAGATGTTCAGCCGCTTGAAAAAGAACGCTTATCAGGAGCTGTTACTGGCCTATGGCATTCACATTCATGGCAGGGTGAGAAAAAGCCGGTTGATTTTTATGTTGTTAAAGGAATAATTGATGGTCTTGTTAATTTATTAGGCTTATCAGATGTTATTGAATATAAGCAATCTAAACGAGAAGGCATGCATCCAGGACGTACTGCTGAGGTATTCCTCGGAGATAAGCTTGTTGGATTTGTTGGTCAAGTTCATCCAACTGTTCAAAAGGAACTTGATCTTTCAGAAACATATGTGTTTGAACTTTCATTAGTTGATCTTTTAACAGCAGATGTAGAAGAAACTCGTTTTGAAGTCATTCCTCGCTATCCTTCTATCACTAGAGACATTGCGCTTGTTGTAAACAAAGATGTTATTGTTGGTGATATTGAAAAGGTAATTAAAGAAGCTGGAGGAAAAATGCTGAAAGATGTAGCTGTTTTTGACCTTTATGAAGGCGATCGTCTTGAAGAAGGAAAAAAATCAGTGGCATTCTCGCTTCGCTACTTCGATCCTGAACGTACGTTAACAGATGAAGAAGTATCAAAAGCACACGAGAAAGTATTGAGTGCTGTAGAAGAAAAAACTGGCGCAACATTAAGAGGATAA
- the rpmI gene encoding 50S ribosomal protein L35 encodes MPKMKTHRGAAKRFKRTGSGKLKRSHAYTSHLFANKSTKAKRKLRKSTVVSKGDFKRIRHLLDNLK; translated from the coding sequence ATGCCAAAAATGAAAACTCACCGTGGAGCTGCTAAGCGTTTCAAAAGAACAGGCTCTGGTAAACTTAAACGTTCACATGCTTACACAAGTCACTTATTCGCTAACAAATCTACAAAAGCTAAACGTAAATTACGTAAATCAACTGTAGTAAGCAAAGGCGATTTCAAACGTATTCGTCATTTATTAGACAATCTTAAATAA